A genomic window from Pseudocitrobacter corydidari includes:
- a CDS encoding PadR family transcriptional regulator, with the protein MRHFSEFGRGRRGGRECHGERECRGGRGEGRHGGGGGFGGGRRQRFFGHGELRLVVLDILSRNASHGYELIKEIENMTQGNYSPSPGVIYPTLDLLQDQGLITIQEEDGGRKKIAITGEGSNVLAENKEVLEQVQAKLKLRMVGHELRKDPQMKRALENFKAVLNLKVNQSEISDAQLKQIVGVIDRAALEISQLD; encoded by the coding sequence ATGAGACACTTTTCAGAGTTTGGCCGCGGCAGACGCGGTGGTCGTGAATGCCATGGTGAGCGCGAATGTCGTGGTGGTCGTGGTGAAGGTCGTCACGGCGGTGGCGGCGGCTTTGGCGGCGGGCGTCGTCAGCGTTTCTTCGGCCACGGCGAGCTGCGTCTGGTGGTGCTGGATATCCTCTCCCGCAACGCCAGCCACGGTTACGAACTGATCAAAGAGATCGAGAACATGACCCAGGGCAACTACAGCCCAAGCCCTGGCGTAATCTACCCGACGCTCGATCTGTTGCAGGATCAGGGGCTGATCACCATCCAGGAAGAAGACGGTGGACGCAAAAAAATCGCCATCACCGGGGAAGGCAGCAATGTGCTGGCGGAAAACAAAGAGGTGCTGGAGCAGGTGCAGGCGAAGCTGAAACTCCGCATGGTCGGCCACGAACTGCGTAAAGATCCGCAAATGAAACGCGCGCTGGAAAACTTCAAGGCCGTGCTGAACCTGAAAGTTAACCAGAGCGAAATCAGCGACGCGCAGCTAAAACAGATTGTGGGCGTGATCGACCGCGCGGCGCTGGAGATTTCACAGCTCGATTAA
- a CDS encoding siderophore-interacting protein: MKEKKYPQRVRNELRFRELSVLRVERIGAGFQRIVLGGEALEGFSSRGFDDHTKLFFPQAGERIAPPTMTDEGIVWPDGVRPQSRDYTPLYNAERHELAYDFFIHDGGVASSWAMNARVGDTLTIGGPRGSLVVPEDYAWQLYVCDESGMPALRRRLESLRQLPTRPQVKAIVTIADAAYQDYLAEFSEFEIEWVIGHREQAVADKLATLSVPAEDYFIWVTGEGAVAKSLVSRFENDAIDQQLLRTQAYWHKK, encoded by the coding sequence ATGAAAGAAAAAAAATACCCGCAGCGCGTGCGTAATGAACTGCGTTTTCGCGAATTGAGCGTGTTACGCGTGGAGCGCATCGGCGCAGGTTTTCAGCGCATTGTGCTCGGCGGCGAGGCGTTGGAAGGCTTCTCTTCACGCGGTTTTGACGATCACACCAAACTGTTTTTCCCTCAGGCAGGCGAACGTATCGCGCCGCCGACCATGACCGACGAAGGGATCGTCTGGCCGGACGGCGTGCGCCCGCAGTCGCGCGACTACACGCCGCTCTATAACGCCGAGCGTCACGAGCTGGCCTATGACTTCTTTATTCATGATGGCGGCGTGGCAAGCTCATGGGCGATGAATGCCCGCGTGGGGGATACGCTAACGATTGGCGGGCCGCGTGGTTCGCTGGTGGTGCCGGAGGATTACGCCTGGCAGCTTTATGTGTGTGATGAATCGGGTATGCCTGCGCTGCGCCGCCGTCTGGAAAGCCTGCGCCAGCTCCCGACACGCCCGCAGGTTAAGGCCATTGTGACGATCGCGGATGCGGCGTATCAGGACTATCTGGCGGAGTTCAGCGAGTTTGAGATCGAGTGGGTGATAGGTCATCGCGAACAAGCCGTGGCCGATAAACTGGCGACGCTGTCTGTGCCTGCGGAGGATTATTTTATCTGGGTGACCGGGGAAGGTGCGGTAGCGAAATCGCTGGTTAGCCGTTTTGAGAATGACGCGATTGATCAACAGCTGTTAAGGACTCAGGCGTACTGGCATAAGAAGTAA
- a CDS encoding methionine ABC transporter ATP-binding protein: MIVLRNISKIFNPGKGTITAVDNVNLSIEQGQIYGIIGYSGAGKSTLIRLLNGLEKPSAGSVIVNGQDISAAKGETLRQARLKISMVFQHFNLLWSRTVSENIAFSMQIAGVPKAKIRARVAELVELVGLKGRENAYPSQLSGGQKQRVGIARALANNPDVLLCDEATSALDPQTTDQILDLLLDINRRFRLTIVLITHEMHVVRKICDRVAVMEDGKVVEEGDVLEVFTHPQKPITQQFVRQVSQYVEEEAFNPALTDGLTGSIIKLTFTGQTTHRPVVGELMLRYGLPFNILHGKMTQTTHGAFGQLWLHVVANPEQLKSILADLQETGIDSEVVKHG, encoded by the coding sequence ATGATAGTACTCAGGAATATTTCAAAGATTTTTAACCCTGGAAAAGGGACGATAACGGCAGTCGATAACGTCAACCTGAGCATCGAGCAGGGGCAGATCTACGGCATTATCGGCTACAGCGGCGCGGGAAAAAGCACGCTGATCCGCCTGCTCAATGGGCTGGAAAAACCGTCTGCGGGCAGCGTGATTGTGAATGGGCAGGATATCTCCGCCGCTAAAGGCGAAACATTGCGTCAGGCACGCCTGAAAATCAGCATGGTATTCCAGCACTTTAACCTGCTCTGGTCGCGCACGGTAAGCGAAAACATCGCCTTTTCGATGCAGATTGCCGGCGTACCGAAAGCCAAAATTCGCGCTCGCGTGGCGGAACTGGTTGAGCTGGTGGGCCTGAAGGGGCGCGAAAACGCCTATCCCTCGCAGTTAAGCGGCGGGCAGAAGCAACGTGTGGGCATCGCCCGCGCGCTGGCTAATAACCCGGACGTGCTGCTGTGCGATGAAGCGACATCGGCGCTCGACCCGCAAACCACCGATCAAATTCTCGACCTGCTGCTGGATATCAACCGCCGCTTCCGTTTAACCATTGTGCTCATCACCCATGAAATGCACGTGGTGCGCAAAATCTGCGACCGCGTGGCGGTGATGGAAGACGGCAAAGTGGTGGAAGAGGGCGATGTGCTGGAGGTCTTTACCCATCCGCAAAAGCCGATTACTCAGCAGTTTGTGCGCCAGGTAAGCCAGTACGTCGAAGAAGAGGCGTTTAACCCTGCACTCACCGACGGCCTGACCGGCAGCATTATCAAGCTGACCTTTACCGGGCAGACGACCCATCGTCCGGTGGTGGGCGAGCTGATGCTGCGCTACGGCCTGCCGTTTAACATTCTGCACGGCAAGATGACACAGACCACCCACGGCGCGTTTGGTCAGCTCTGGCTGCATGTGGTGGCGAACCCTGAACAACTGAAAAGCATCCTCGCAGATTTGCAGGAAACTGGCATCGACAGCGAGGTAGTGAAACATGGCTGA
- a CDS encoding methionine ABC transporter permease, translating into MAEQFLPHLKWDALWAATQETLYMTALSGVATFILGIALGLALFLTAKGGLFYNRPLYSVISVVVNVFRSIPFIILIVLLIPFTKTIVGTILGANAALPALIVGAAPFYARLVEIALREVDKGVIEATRSMGARLSTLIFRVLLPESSPALVSGITVTLIALVSYSAMAGVIGAGGLGNLAYLEGFQRNHNDVTLVATVTILIIVFIIQFCGDVLTSLLDKR; encoded by the coding sequence ATGGCTGAGCAATTCTTACCGCATCTGAAATGGGATGCCCTGTGGGCAGCCACCCAGGAGACGCTCTACATGACCGCGCTTTCCGGCGTGGCGACGTTTATCCTCGGCATCGCGCTCGGGCTGGCGCTGTTTTTGACTGCCAAAGGCGGGCTCTTTTATAACCGCCCGCTGTATAGCGTGATTTCGGTGGTGGTGAACGTCTTCCGTTCCATTCCGTTCATTATTTTGATTGTGCTGCTGATCCCGTTTACCAAAACGATCGTCGGCACCATTCTCGGCGCGAACGCGGCGCTGCCTGCCCTGATTGTTGGCGCGGCTCCGTTTTATGCGCGACTGGTCGAGATTGCCCTGCGTGAAGTCGACAAAGGGGTGATTGAGGCAACCCGTTCTATGGGCGCACGCCTGTCGACGCTGATTTTCCGCGTCCTGCTGCCCGAATCTTCCCCGGCGCTGGTTTCCGGTATTACCGTCACGCTGATTGCGCTGGTGAGTTACAGCGCGATGGCGGGGGTGATCGGCGCAGGTGGCTTAGGGAATCTGGCTTATCTGGAAGGATTCCAGCGCAACCACAATGACGTCACGCTGGTCGCGACGGTGACGATTCTCATCATCGTTTTCATCATCCAGTTCTGCGGCGACGTACTGACTTCTCTGTTAGATAAACGCTAA